The following proteins are co-located in the Pyrococcus abyssi GE5 genome:
- a CDS encoding DUF3201 domain-containing protein, with the protein MDVREIHEFLNRMWEETFRLREELREELEGFEVEEVTEVFNAYLYIDGEWKEMKYPHPAFTIRPGGEVGATPQGFYFVFAFDKEDLKEEFVRDFIITFRQSFIYGMENFLEDFYNSTNPRSFKEVWSDIVKSRERIINFEVDTDLNKDELKKELLKFINLAKRHGLL; encoded by the coding sequence ATGGACGTGAGGGAGATTCATGAGTTCTTGAATAGAATGTGGGAGGAAACCTTTAGGCTCAGGGAAGAATTAAGGGAGGAGCTAGAGGGTTTTGAAGTTGAAGAAGTTACTGAGGTTTTCAACGCTTACCTTTACATAGATGGTGAGTGGAAGGAGATGAAGTACCCTCATCCGGCCTTTACGATAAGGCCAGGTGGTGAAGTTGGAGCGACGCCCCAAGGCTTTTACTTTGTCTTCGCCTTTGATAAGGAGGATTTGAAAGAGGAATTCGTTAGAGATTTCATAATCACTTTTAGGCAATCCTTCATATACGGGATGGAGAATTTCCTTGAGGACTTCTATAACTCGACGAATCCCAGGAGCTTTAAGGAGGTATGGAGTGATATAGTGAAGAGTAGGGAGAGGATTATAAACTTCGAAGTTGATACCGATTTAAATAAGGATGAGTTAAAAAAGGAGCTCTTGAAGTTCATTAATTTGGCTAAAAGGCATGGTCTCCTTTGA
- a CDS encoding DUF92 domain-containing protein, whose protein sequence is MSMLLMLAMPLLGYLAYRAKALDLKGSLAAIFLGYGIVILGGYVPFFALLTFLILGTIATKLKWKEKKALGVNEDSCRSIGNVLGNGLSPLLFVMLEALVKRDWGWAGVFSAIATANADTLASEIGKVFGRNPILITNFRRAKVGESGAVSSVGELVALVGSFLIALISTLVSDNKVPMLFSVTLAGFIGANVDSLVGATLEKKGYVDNNGTNFIATFVGGIIGILIFLLLE, encoded by the coding sequence ATGTCAATGTTACTAATGTTGGCAATGCCCCTGCTCGGTTACTTGGCTTACAGGGCCAAAGCCCTAGACCTTAAGGGCTCCCTGGCGGCGATTTTCCTGGGATATGGAATAGTTATCCTTGGCGGTTACGTGCCGTTCTTTGCTTTGCTTACCTTTCTAATACTTGGAACCATCGCAACCAAGCTTAAATGGAAGGAGAAAAAAGCCCTCGGCGTAAATGAAGATTCGTGTAGAAGTATAGGCAACGTTCTTGGTAATGGCCTAAGTCCTCTACTCTTCGTCATGCTCGAAGCTTTGGTTAAGAGGGATTGGGGCTGGGCAGGCGTTTTCTCAGCTATAGCTACTGCAAATGCAGATACATTGGCTAGTGAAATAGGAAAGGTATTTGGGAGAAATCCCATACTCATAACCAACTTCAGAAGAGCAAAGGTTGGTGAGAGTGGAGCGGTTTCATCTGTTGGAGAATTAGTAGCGTTAGTTGGCTCTTTCCTGATAGCACTGATATCAACTCTCGTATCTGATAATAAAGTTCCAATGCTGTTCTCTGTAACGCTAGCCGGCTTTATTGGGGCCAACGTTGATAGTTTAGTTGGGGCAACGCTGGAAAAGAAAGGCTACGTTGATAACAACGGCACTAACTTTATAGCCACCTTCGTTGGTGGTATAATTGGCATCTTGATATTCCTATTACTTGAATGA
- a CDS encoding HVO_0476 family zinc finger protein, giving the protein MEEYYVCPQCGSEDVEVIKERGREVTLRCNECGYVWIVTLPKLRKIPIIVSKHERSFREFVELPEGEVVKVGDIVETDEDEVRILSIELPGGKRVRKAKVEEIQTLWGESLTYPKVFGVSIYLPGGITQSFKVVVDRDEEFVVGEVIEVGGYTFKVEMIKTEKKLMRSGKAKADKIVRLMGHAIKGRARRKLKIYEGYDALQNT; this is encoded by the coding sequence ATGGAAGAGTACTACGTCTGTCCTCAATGTGGGAGCGAGGATGTTGAGGTCATAAAGGAGAGGGGGAGAGAGGTAACGTTAAGGTGCAATGAGTGTGGCTACGTTTGGATTGTCACGTTGCCGAAGCTTAGGAAAATCCCAATAATAGTGAGTAAGCACGAGAGGAGCTTTAGAGAGTTCGTTGAATTGCCCGAGGGGGAAGTGGTTAAGGTTGGAGACATCGTTGAGACTGATGAGGATGAAGTTAGAATACTAAGCATAGAGCTCCCAGGAGGTAAAAGGGTTAGGAAGGCGAAGGTTGAAGAGATACAAACGCTATGGGGGGAAAGTTTAACGTATCCAAAAGTCTTCGGTGTTTCAATATACCTTCCAGGTGGAATTACGCAGTCCTTTAAAGTTGTCGTTGATAGGGATGAGGAATTCGTCGTTGGTGAAGTTATTGAAGTTGGAGGTTATACATTCAAGGTTGAGATGATAAAAACCGAGAAGAAGCTAATGAGGAGTGGAAAAGCGAAGGCGGATAAGATAGTTAGGTTAATGGGTCATGCGATAAAGGGAAGGGCCAGGAGAAAGCTGAAGATATATGAGGGCTACGATGCTCTCCAGAACACTTAA
- a CDS encoding DUF998 domain-containing protein, which produces MRIFGILGPIIALAGVVFAYLLNRDWWSITENAISDLGRVGLPNNWVMNCGLIIGGLLLLGYGAWRLKKSKNPGWAIYVVGSVFLVLIGVFPEGTEWHYEVSWGFFVSMFAAMLIISISILKKSRLGFLGLAVFCVSLPLALFSLKAFSGVAVAETVSILAFLIFQTLTLVVEDV; this is translated from the coding sequence ATGAGGATATTCGGTATTTTGGGCCCAATCATAGCTCTTGCGGGCGTAGTATTTGCCTATCTCCTCAATAGGGATTGGTGGAGCATAACCGAGAACGCCATAAGTGACCTTGGAAGGGTGGGTCTTCCTAATAACTGGGTGATGAATTGTGGCCTGATAATCGGTGGATTGTTGCTCCTGGGTTATGGGGCATGGAGGCTCAAAAAGTCCAAAAATCCAGGATGGGCAATTTATGTTGTGGGCTCAGTATTTTTAGTTCTAATAGGTGTTTTTCCAGAAGGTACGGAGTGGCACTATGAGGTTAGCTGGGGCTTCTTCGTTTCGATGTTCGCAGCTATGCTCATAATCTCTATATCCATATTAAAGAAAAGTAGGCTTGGATTCTTAGGCTTGGCCGTTTTCTGTGTAAGCCTTCCATTGGCTTTATTCTCCTTGAAGGCATTTAGTGGAGTGGCGGTTGCTGAGACAGTATCAATCTTGGCCTTTTTAATCTTCCAAACTTTAACCCTGGTGGTCGAAGATGTTTAA
- a CDS encoding SagB/ThcOx family dehydrogenase, giving the protein MFKKLAWFTILIVILGSVAILVKPYLGTSEWEAKSGGEVIKLPEPRLRGEMSVEEAIARRRSIRTYKDEPLTIEELSQLLWAAQGITDERRKFRAAPSAGATYPFEVYVVVGKVMGLKPGVYLYNPFEHSLILVREGNFMQDLEEAALNQKWVGNAAINIVLVAYYERTTSVYGERGIRYVHMEAGHIGQNIYLQATSLGLGTVAVGAFHDDVVADILGTDGHPLYIFPVGRV; this is encoded by the coding sequence ATGTTTAAAAAGCTGGCATGGTTCACGATACTCATCGTTATCCTGGGTTCAGTTGCTATTCTGGTTAAGCCTTATTTGGGGACAAGTGAATGGGAGGCTAAATCTGGTGGGGAAGTTATTAAGCTCCCTGAGCCGAGATTGAGGGGTGAAATGAGTGTTGAGGAGGCCATAGCAAGGAGGAGAAGCATTAGAACGTACAAGGATGAGCCATTGACAATAGAAGAACTTTCTCAACTCCTATGGGCCGCCCAGGGAATAACCGACGAGCGAAGGAAATTTAGAGCGGCCCCTAGTGCGGGAGCAACTTATCCTTTTGAAGTGTACGTCGTCGTTGGGAAGGTCATGGGTTTAAAGCCCGGCGTTTATCTCTACAACCCCTTCGAACATTCCCTTATCCTAGTTAGGGAGGGGAATTTTATGCAGGATCTAGAGGAAGCAGCCTTAAACCAAAAATGGGTTGGGAATGCCGCGATAAATATAGTCCTTGTTGCCTACTATGAAAGAACGACCAGCGTGTATGGGGAGAGAGGTATAAGATACGTTCATATGGAAGCTGGGCACATAGGCCAGAACATCTATCTACAAGCTACCTCCTTAGGACTTGGAACTGTCGCCGTGGGGGCTTTCCACGATGATGTTGTTGCAGATATACTTGGAACTGATGGTCATCCGCTATATATCTTTCCGGTGGGAAGAGTATGA
- the radA gene encoding DNA repair and recombination protein RadA: MGKKSSDPAVVEINDVDELELEVGEEVTSKKKKKEKEIRTIEDLPGVGPATAEKLREAGFDTLEAIAVASPIELKEVAGISEGAALKIIQAARKAANLGTFMRADEYLKKRESIGRISTGSKSLDKLLGGGIETQAITEVFGEFGSGKTQLAHTLAVMVQLPPEEGGLNGSVIWIDTENTFRPERIREIAKNRGLDPDEVLKHIYVARAFNSNHQMLLVQQAEDKIKELLNTDKPVKLLIVDSLTSHFRSEYIGRGALAERQQKLAKHLADLHRLANLYEIAVFVTNQVQARPDAFFGDPTRPIGGHILAHSATLRVYLRKGKGGKRVARLIDAPHLPEGEAVFRITEKGIED; the protein is encoded by the coding sequence ATGGGTAAGAAGAGTAGCGATCCTGCGGTCGTTGAGATAAATGATGTTGATGAGCTTGAGCTGGAAGTTGGAGAGGAAGTTACCTCTAAAAAGAAAAAGAAGGAAAAAGAAATAAGGACGATTGAAGATCTTCCTGGAGTTGGACCGGCAACCGCCGAAAAACTAAGGGAGGCTGGATTCGACACTTTGGAGGCAATAGCCGTTGCATCTCCAATAGAACTTAAAGAGGTAGCGGGCATTAGCGAGGGCGCCGCGCTCAAGATAATTCAAGCCGCGAGAAAAGCCGCAAACCTTGGAACCTTCATGAGGGCTGACGAGTACCTTAAGAAGAGGGAGAGCATAGGGAGGATCTCCACTGGAAGCAAAAGCCTCGACAAGCTTCTTGGTGGTGGGATAGAAACGCAGGCAATAACGGAAGTCTTTGGAGAATTCGGGAGTGGAAAGACTCAGCTTGCCCACACGTTGGCTGTAATGGTTCAATTACCTCCAGAGGAGGGCGGTCTAAACGGCTCGGTCATCTGGATAGATACAGAGAACACGTTTAGGCCGGAAAGAATAAGGGAAATTGCTAAGAACCGTGGCCTTGATCCAGATGAAGTCCTTAAGCATATATACGTTGCCAGGGCGTTCAACAGTAACCATCAGATGCTCCTAGTTCAACAAGCTGAAGACAAGATTAAGGAGCTCCTCAATACTGATAAGCCTGTAAAGCTTCTAATAGTGGACTCCCTCACGAGCCACTTCAGAAGTGAATACATAGGAAGGGGAGCCCTAGCTGAGAGACAGCAGAAGCTCGCTAAACACTTGGCAGACCTTCACAGGTTGGCAAATCTCTATGAAATCGCGGTTTTCGTAACGAATCAAGTTCAAGCTAGACCAGATGCATTCTTTGGAGATCCAACGAGGCCCATTGGAGGTCACATACTAGCTCACAGTGCAACCCTAAGGGTTTACCTAAGGAAGGGTAAGGGTGGCAAGAGGGTTGCCAGGTTAATAGACGCTCCACACCTGCCAGAGGGAGAGGCCGTGTTCAGGATAACTGAGAAGGGCATCGAGGATTAA